A genomic region of Tsukamurella pulmonis contains the following coding sequences:
- a CDS encoding putative nucleotidyltransferase substrate binding domain-containing protein, translating to MTDFSDLGELFAFLSGHAPFDGLPDDVRARLAAESTISEFAEGATILDGLSASPDHAFVVLSGRVGVWNFPTAVPGEARDVDEVVGPGGVFGYVVILVGAKGGPRAVALSDVTLLRLPAWAVGDMFSTPAGAAFLATELAKPTTAVSAEEVRERTAGEIVRRAPVVCPPTVTVQEAATAMTEAKSGYIVVENAAREPLGIVTDHDLRARVISVGRPVTDPVTAVMTAPLAAVPESALSSDVLIEMLDRKLHYMAVLDEHAAVRGVVQDVDFLTVPTTSTFALQRRIERASAAELPEIGATIREIFPVLWGQQAPVRHISGVAAVAIEAMVRRCIELELPVHPELREGDFTWLSLGSVSRREVVPSSDVDSAIILRDLPGASPEEIEVRRSAALALAAAVHGRLEECGIPSDTNGAVAAQPRFCRTEAEWLYAAGEWIEAPLSNNAMMMASLLVDGRPVWGDLTLQPVAGVYQHLSEHPRAFMLMLREALTAKARLRSVRDVISLRGGTFDIKAHALVPVVNIARWAALSRGSTKLQTRNRLAAGADSPVLPDDSAEVLREAFSILERLRLEHQVEQMAAGRTPGDVLSIRRMSSLDRGLLEQCVRQVAAVQRRMANLAQYLDAGEW from the coding sequence ATGACCGACTTCTCGGACCTCGGGGAGCTGTTCGCCTTCCTGTCCGGACACGCGCCCTTCGACGGCCTCCCCGACGACGTTCGCGCACGTCTGGCGGCCGAGTCGACGATCAGCGAGTTCGCCGAGGGGGCCACGATCCTGGACGGGTTGTCCGCTTCGCCCGATCACGCGTTCGTGGTGCTCTCCGGCCGGGTGGGGGTGTGGAACTTCCCGACCGCGGTGCCGGGCGAGGCCCGCGACGTCGACGAGGTGGTCGGGCCCGGCGGCGTCTTCGGGTACGTGGTGATCCTGGTCGGCGCGAAGGGCGGCCCGCGCGCGGTGGCGCTCTCGGACGTCACGCTGCTGCGCCTGCCGGCGTGGGCCGTGGGCGACATGTTCTCCACGCCGGCGGGCGCGGCCTTCCTCGCCACCGAGCTGGCGAAGCCGACCACGGCCGTCTCCGCGGAGGAAGTGCGCGAGCGGACCGCCGGCGAGATCGTGCGCCGCGCGCCGGTGGTGTGCCCGCCGACGGTCACGGTGCAGGAGGCGGCCACGGCCATGACCGAGGCGAAATCGGGCTACATCGTGGTCGAGAACGCCGCGCGCGAGCCGCTGGGCATCGTCACCGATCACGACCTCCGCGCCCGGGTGATCTCCGTGGGCAGGCCGGTCACCGACCCTGTCACCGCGGTGATGACCGCGCCGCTCGCCGCGGTCCCGGAGTCCGCGCTCTCGTCGGACGTGCTGATCGAGATGCTCGACCGCAAGCTGCACTACATGGCGGTGCTCGACGAGCACGCCGCCGTGCGGGGCGTGGTGCAGGACGTCGACTTCCTCACGGTGCCCACCACCTCGACCTTCGCCCTGCAGCGCCGGATCGAGCGCGCGAGCGCGGCGGAGCTGCCCGAGATCGGCGCCACGATCCGCGAGATCTTCCCGGTGCTGTGGGGGCAGCAGGCGCCGGTGCGGCACATCTCCGGCGTGGCCGCCGTCGCGATCGAGGCGATGGTGCGCCGCTGCATCGAACTCGAGCTGCCCGTGCACCCCGAGCTGCGCGAGGGCGACTTCACGTGGCTCTCGCTGGGCAGCGTCTCCCGCCGCGAGGTGGTCCCGAGCTCGGACGTGGACAGCGCGATCATCCTGCGCGACCTCCCCGGTGCCTCGCCGGAGGAGATCGAGGTCCGGCGGTCCGCCGCGCTCGCGCTCGCCGCCGCCGTGCACGGGCGGCTGGAGGAGTGCGGGATACCGTCGGACACCAACGGCGCGGTCGCCGCCCAGCCGCGGTTCTGCCGCACCGAGGCCGAGTGGCTCTACGCGGCCGGCGAGTGGATCGAGGCGCCGCTGTCGAACAACGCCATGATGATGGCGTCGCTGCTGGTGGACGGTCGCCCTGTGTGGGGCGACCTGACACTGCAGCCGGTGGCCGGTGTGTACCAGCATCTCTCGGAGCATCCGCGGGCCTTCATGTTGATGTTGCGGGAAGCGCTGACCGCGAAGGCGCGGCTGCGGTCGGTGCGCGACGTGATCTCGTTGCGGGGCGGCACCTTCGACATCAAGGCGCACGCGCTGGTGCCGGTGGTCAACATCGCGCGATGGGCCGCGCTCAGCCGCGGCTCCACGAAGTTGCAGACCCGCAACCGGCTCGCGGCCGGTGCGGACTCCCCGGTCCTGCCCGACGACTCGGCCGAGGTGCTGCGGGAGGCCTTCTCCATCCTCGAGCGACTCCGGCTCGAGCACCAGGTGGAGCAGATGGCGGCCGGGCGCACGCCGGGCGACGTGCTGTCGATCCGCCGGATGTCGTCCCTGGATCGCGGCCTGCTCGAGCAGTGCGTGCGGCAGGTGGCCGCGGTGCAGCGCCGGATGGCCAACCTCGCCCAGTACCTCGACGCCGGCGAGTGGTGA
- the ald gene encoding alanine dehydrogenase, with product MRVGIPTEIKNNEYRVAITPGGVAELARRGHEVLIEDGAGLGSAIGNDDFVAAGARIVPTADDVWGAADLLLKVKEPIEAEYGRMRAEQTIFTYLHLAASRPCTDALLTSRTTSIAYETVQLADGSLPLLAPMSEVAGRLAPQVGSYHLMRSKGGRGVLMGGVPGTAPAKVTVLGGGVSGINAAQIAAGMGADVTVFDLDVRKMRAVNAQFGGRVHTSYSTSLALEEAVVESDLVIGAVLIPGAAAPKLVSTELVHRMRPGAVLVDIAIDQGGCFADSHPTTHDDPTFTVGETVFYCVANMPGAVPRTSTFALTGATLPYVLRIADQGWRAACVTDPALAAGLSTHDGVLLNDGVGEALGIDATSPESVLA from the coding sequence ATGCGCGTCGGAATCCCCACCGAGATCAAGAACAACGAGTACCGCGTGGCGATCACGCCGGGCGGCGTCGCCGAACTGGCCCGCCGCGGCCACGAGGTGCTGATCGAGGACGGTGCGGGACTCGGCTCGGCCATCGGCAACGACGACTTCGTCGCGGCCGGCGCCCGCATCGTCCCGACCGCCGACGACGTCTGGGGCGCGGCGGATCTGCTGCTCAAGGTCAAGGAGCCGATCGAGGCCGAGTACGGCCGGATGCGCGCCGAGCAGACGATCTTCACCTACCTGCACCTGGCCGCCTCGCGCCCGTGCACCGACGCGCTGCTGACGTCGAGGACCACGTCGATCGCCTACGAGACGGTCCAGCTCGCGGACGGCTCGCTGCCCCTGCTCGCGCCGATGTCCGAGGTGGCCGGCCGGCTGGCACCGCAGGTCGGCAGCTACCACCTCATGCGGTCCAAGGGCGGACGCGGCGTGCTCATGGGCGGCGTCCCCGGCACCGCGCCCGCGAAGGTCACCGTGCTCGGCGGCGGCGTGTCCGGCATCAACGCCGCCCAGATCGCCGCGGGCATGGGCGCCGACGTCACCGTCTTCGACCTCGACGTGCGCAAGATGCGCGCCGTCAACGCGCAGTTCGGCGGTCGGGTGCACACCAGCTACTCGACTTCGCTCGCGCTCGAGGAGGCCGTCGTCGAGTCCGATCTGGTGATCGGCGCCGTGCTGATCCCCGGCGCCGCCGCGCCCAAGCTCGTCTCCACCGAGCTGGTGCACCGCATGCGCCCCGGCGCCGTGCTCGTGGACATCGCGATCGACCAGGGCGGCTGCTTCGCCGACTCGCACCCGACCACGCACGACGATCCCACCTTCACCGTGGGCGAAACGGTCTTCTACTGCGTCGCCAACATGCCCGGCGCGGTGCCGCGCACCTCGACCTTCGCGCTCACCGGCGCCACCCTGCCGTACGTGCTGCGCATCGCCGATCAGGGCTGGCGCGCGGCCTGCGTCACCGATCCGGCGCTCGCAGCGGGCCTGTCCACGCACGACGGCGTGCTGCTCAACGACGGTGTCGGCGAGGCCCTCGGCATCGATGCGACGTCGCCGGAGTCCGTGCTCGCCTGA
- a CDS encoding Lrp/AsnC family transcriptional regulator, translating into MSDVHSVRTAYRPQSSNDRRPLLDDADRRILLVLQRDGRVSNAALAAEVGLAPSTVHTRVRRLTDAGVIRGFFADVDPAAVGRPLRAMIAVTLRSTARHRIRQFVESVIDLPPVIDAYFLAGGDDYLLHVAAVDTDDLRHLVEYLSAREEVAGTNTSLVFEHVRGSAPL; encoded by the coding sequence ATGAGTGACGTGCATTCAGTGAGAACGGCATATCGGCCGCAGTCGTCGAACGATCGTCGCCCCCTGCTCGATGATGCCGACCGGCGCATCCTGCTGGTCCTGCAGCGCGACGGCCGGGTCTCGAACGCCGCGCTCGCCGCGGAGGTCGGGCTGGCGCCGTCCACCGTGCACACCCGCGTTCGACGGCTCACCGATGCCGGGGTGATCCGCGGCTTCTTCGCCGACGTCGATCCCGCGGCCGTCGGCCGTCCGCTGCGCGCCATGATCGCGGTGACCCTGAGGTCGACCGCGCGGCACCGGATCCGGCAGTTCGTGGAGTCGGTGATCGATCTGCCGCCGGTGATCGACGCCTACTTCCTCGCCGGCGGCGACGACTACCTCCTGCACGTCGCGGCCGTGGACACCGACGACCTGCGGCACCTCGTCGAGTACCTCAGCGCGCGGGAGGAGGTCGCCGGCACCAACACCTCACTGGTCTTCGAGCACGTCCGCGGCTCGGCGCCGCTGTAG
- a CDS encoding 2,3-butanediol dehydrogenase: MRAARYYDRGDVRIEDVPAPETTAGTVAIDVAWCGICGTDLHEYVDGPIFVPPCGHPHPVSGEAAPVTIGHEMSGVVAAVGAGVDDLQVGDHVVVEPYIIADGVDTGPASTDYHLSPNMNFIGLGGRGGGLSERIVVQRRWVHRVSKDVPLDQAALIEPLAVGYHALQRSGAGAGAFALITGAGPIGLLTAAVCKAKGLTVAISEPSSLRRSRAAETGVADHVFDPTQVDVVAAVRDLTGGRGADVGFECTSVQPALDTLFDALRPQAVLVVVSIWGHPGTVDMQKLVLKEIDMRGTIAYVNNHAETIALVESGTVDLAPFITGRIGLDELVSTGYETLLHHNESAVKILVSPSGAGLPTLAG, translated from the coding sequence ATGCGAGCAGCGCGCTACTACGACCGAGGCGACGTCCGGATCGAGGACGTCCCCGCACCCGAGACGACGGCCGGCACCGTCGCCATCGACGTCGCGTGGTGCGGCATCTGCGGGACCGACCTGCACGAGTACGTCGACGGCCCGATCTTCGTGCCGCCCTGCGGTCATCCGCACCCGGTGAGCGGCGAGGCCGCGCCGGTGACGATCGGCCACGAGATGTCCGGCGTCGTCGCGGCCGTCGGCGCGGGCGTCGACGATCTGCAGGTGGGCGATCACGTGGTGGTCGAGCCGTACATCATCGCGGACGGTGTCGACACCGGACCCGCGAGCACGGACTACCACCTCTCGCCGAACATGAACTTCATCGGCCTCGGCGGCCGCGGTGGCGGCCTCTCCGAGCGCATCGTGGTGCAGCGGCGCTGGGTGCACCGGGTCTCGAAGGACGTGCCGCTGGATCAGGCCGCCCTGATCGAGCCGCTCGCCGTCGGGTACCACGCCCTGCAGCGCTCCGGCGCGGGCGCGGGAGCCTTCGCGCTCATCACCGGCGCCGGGCCGATCGGGCTGCTGACCGCTGCGGTCTGCAAGGCCAAGGGGCTCACCGTCGCGATCAGCGAACCGAGCTCGCTGCGTCGCAGTCGCGCCGCCGAGACCGGGGTCGCCGACCACGTCTTCGATCCGACGCAGGTCGACGTCGTCGCGGCGGTGCGCGATCTGACCGGCGGCCGCGGCGCCGACGTCGGGTTCGAATGCACCTCGGTGCAGCCCGCCCTCGACACCCTCTTCGACGCGCTGCGGCCGCAGGCCGTGCTCGTCGTGGTCTCCATCTGGGGGCACCCCGGCACCGTCGACATGCAGAAGCTGGTGCTCAAGGAGATCGACATGCGCGGCACCATCGCCTACGTCAACAACCACGCCGAGACGATCGCGCTGGTGGAGAGCGGCACCGTCGACCTGGCGCCGTTCATCACCGGACGGATCGGCTTGGACGAACTCGTGAGCACCGGCTACGAGACCCTGTTGCACCACAACGAGAGCGCGGTGAAGATCCTGGTCTCGCCGTCCGGAGCGGGGCTGCCTACGCTGGCCGGGTGA
- a CDS encoding pirin family protein gives MSESRIIPAADRTHWRGEGLYTRQSMPFTGKFDLGANAHGQLLVHNDDLIDPGSGVDRHFHRDAEIVTWVVTGEMHHDDSSGATGVVRAGQVQAMSAGTGVNHREQNPRVTGVTARVIQMWLPPNEPGGEPEYRTADVPLDGRGLVLVASGIDGDEPAVTIGNDAAALYAARLAEGESVVLPATPYGHLFVVSGAVAVEAGRLADGDALRTVGAGVTPVRADADGTEILFWAMRAQARSALR, from the coding sequence GTGAGCGAGAGCAGGATCATCCCGGCCGCCGACCGCACGCACTGGCGGGGCGAAGGGCTGTACACGCGGCAGTCGATGCCGTTCACCGGCAAGTTCGACCTCGGGGCGAACGCCCACGGCCAGCTGCTGGTGCACAACGACGACCTCATCGATCCGGGTTCCGGCGTCGACCGGCACTTCCACCGCGACGCCGAGATCGTCACCTGGGTGGTCACCGGCGAGATGCATCATGACGACTCGTCCGGTGCGACCGGGGTGGTCCGGGCGGGCCAGGTGCAGGCGATGAGTGCCGGCACCGGGGTCAACCACCGCGAACAGAACCCGCGCGTCACCGGGGTGACCGCGCGCGTCATCCAGATGTGGCTCCCGCCGAACGAGCCCGGCGGCGAGCCCGAGTACCGCACCGCCGACGTCCCGCTCGACGGGCGCGGACTCGTCCTGGTCGCCTCGGGGATCGACGGCGACGAGCCGGCCGTCACGATCGGCAACGACGCCGCGGCCCTGTACGCCGCCCGACTCGCCGAGGGCGAGTCCGTGGTGCTGCCCGCGACGCCGTACGGCCACCTGTTCGTGGTCTCCGGCGCGGTCGCCGTCGAGGCCGGCCGGCTCGCGGACGGAGACGCCCTGCGCACCGTCGGGGCGGGGGTGACGCCGGTGCGGGCCGACGCGGACGGCACCGAGATCCTGTTCTGGGCGATGCGCGCGCAGGCCCGCTCCGCGCTGCGGTAG
- a CDS encoding MGH1-like glycoside hydrolase domain-containing protein: MHTETTAEHRRLAESPGPDGPWRLWGPYLAGRQWGTVREDYSSSGDAWESFGFEQAHRRAYRWGEDGLGGICDRYGFLNLAVALWNHNDPILKERLFGLTNAQGNHGEDVKEYWWPVDGTPTHSWMHWMYRYPQAEFPYQQLRDGNAARDRTQREYELADTGVLADNRFFDVHVRYAKAAPDDVCMEIEAVNHGPSAAPLDLLPQLWLRNTWAWGHDDRRGEIARVDSPQAGGLEAVRVTHQWLGEYHLAAEGAPRLLFCDNETDAVELFGAESNASPYPKDSINERVVRGDESAVNPQERGTKVALWYRFPSVPAGESVTVRLRLARTAPSLDTFGPGFAAVLADRREEADEFYATVIHEDVQGEDRAVARRAYAGMLWNKQLYRYDVESWLEGDPAVDPSPRERADQGRRNTTWKHFSLADVISMPDEWEYPWFAAWDLAFHCIPLAHVDPEFAKEQLVLMCREWAMHPNGQLPAYEWEFGDVNPPVHAWAAWHVYRIDGWRDQDFLIRVFTKLLLNFSWWVNRKGSDDAGVFEGGFLGMDNIGFFNRSAPLPPGYRLEQSDATSWMAFYCQQMFKIAIELSRHDPVWQDCATKFLEHFLQISKATYDFGSHSLSLWDEEDGFFYDVLVRPDGSALPMRVRSMVGLLPVLGTTDVPAWVAQECPDVTARLNWLRSRRPELVEPVLSNASGDGSDDGRMLLSLVSPDRLRRVLERMFDPAEFLAPYGIRSLSKAEQQVTEDVDGNTVSIQYEPGESTTAMFGGNSNWRGPVWFPVNVLLADKLRTYGRHFGDDFTIAIPTGSDNICTLEEAADVIDEGLVGLFRPVARADGGGTRRPADAGRIEGSDNPLWAQHPTFYEYFDGDTGEGLGATHQTGWTGLVAHLHNPRLPMEPPRSTR, translated from the coding sequence GTGCACACCGAGACGACCGCCGAACACCGCCGCCTCGCGGAGAGCCCTGGCCCGGACGGGCCGTGGCGCCTGTGGGGCCCGTACCTGGCAGGCCGCCAGTGGGGCACCGTCCGCGAGGACTACAGCAGCAGCGGCGACGCCTGGGAGAGCTTCGGCTTCGAGCAGGCGCACCGCCGGGCCTACCGGTGGGGCGAGGACGGTCTGGGCGGCATCTGTGACCGCTACGGATTCCTCAATCTGGCCGTCGCGCTGTGGAACCACAACGATCCGATCCTCAAGGAGCGGCTCTTCGGCCTGACCAACGCACAGGGCAACCACGGCGAGGACGTCAAGGAGTACTGGTGGCCCGTCGACGGGACTCCCACCCACAGCTGGATGCACTGGATGTACCGGTATCCGCAGGCCGAGTTCCCGTACCAGCAACTCCGTGACGGCAACGCCGCGCGCGATCGCACGCAGCGCGAATACGAGCTCGCCGACACCGGCGTGCTCGCCGACAACCGGTTCTTCGACGTGCACGTCCGCTACGCCAAGGCGGCCCCCGACGACGTCTGTATGGAGATCGAGGCGGTCAACCACGGCCCGTCGGCGGCGCCGCTCGACCTGCTGCCGCAACTGTGGCTGCGCAACACCTGGGCATGGGGCCACGACGACCGGCGCGGGGAGATCGCGCGGGTGGACTCGCCGCAGGCCGGTGGCCTCGAAGCCGTGCGGGTGACGCACCAGTGGCTCGGCGAGTACCACCTCGCCGCGGAGGGTGCTCCGCGGCTCCTGTTCTGCGACAACGAGACCGATGCCGTGGAGCTCTTCGGTGCCGAGTCCAACGCCTCGCCGTACCCCAAGGACTCGATCAACGAGCGCGTGGTCCGCGGCGACGAGAGCGCGGTGAACCCGCAGGAGCGCGGCACGAAGGTCGCGCTCTGGTACCGATTCCCCTCGGTCCCTGCGGGGGAGAGCGTGACGGTGCGGCTGCGATTGGCGCGCACCGCCCCGTCGCTCGACACCTTCGGGCCCGGGTTCGCGGCGGTCCTGGCGGATCGTCGCGAGGAGGCGGACGAGTTCTACGCCACCGTCATCCACGAGGACGTGCAGGGTGAGGACCGTGCCGTCGCGAGGCGCGCCTACGCGGGCATGCTGTGGAACAAGCAGCTCTACCGCTACGACGTCGAGTCCTGGCTGGAGGGCGATCCCGCGGTGGACCCGTCGCCGCGGGAGCGGGCCGACCAGGGGCGCCGCAACACCACCTGGAAGCACTTCTCCCTCGCGGACGTGATCTCCATGCCCGACGAATGGGAGTATCCCTGGTTCGCCGCCTGGGATCTCGCCTTCCACTGCATCCCACTGGCGCACGTCGACCCGGAATTCGCCAAGGAACAGCTCGTCCTCATGTGCCGCGAGTGGGCGATGCACCCGAACGGCCAACTGCCCGCCTACGAGTGGGAGTTCGGCGATGTCAACCCGCCCGTGCACGCATGGGCCGCCTGGCACGTGTACCGCATCGACGGCTGGCGCGACCAGGACTTCCTGATCCGCGTCTTCACCAAGCTCCTGCTCAACTTCTCGTGGTGGGTCAACCGCAAGGGCTCCGACGACGCCGGGGTCTTCGAGGGCGGCTTCCTCGGGATGGACAACATCGGCTTCTTCAACCGCTCGGCGCCCCTGCCGCCCGGCTACCGGCTCGAGCAGTCCGACGCCACCAGTTGGATGGCCTTCTACTGCCAGCAGATGTTCAAGATCGCCATCGAGCTGAGCCGGCACGACCCGGTGTGGCAGGACTGCGCGACCAAGTTCCTCGAGCACTTCCTGCAGATCTCCAAGGCCACCTACGACTTCGGCTCGCACAGCCTGTCGCTGTGGGACGAGGAGGACGGCTTCTTCTACGACGTGCTGGTACGGCCCGACGGCAGCGCGCTGCCGATGCGCGTGCGTTCCATGGTGGGACTGCTTCCGGTCCTGGGCACCACCGATGTCCCGGCGTGGGTGGCCCAGGAGTGCCCCGACGTGACGGCCCGCCTGAACTGGTTGCGCTCGCGGCGGCCGGAGCTCGTCGAACCGGTGCTCTCGAACGCCTCCGGCGACGGCTCGGACGACGGCCGGATGCTGCTCTCGCTGGTCAGCCCCGATCGCCTGCGGCGAGTCCTGGAGCGCATGTTCGATCCGGCGGAGTTCCTCGCGCCCTACGGGATCCGCTCGCTGTCGAAGGCGGAGCAACAGGTCACCGAGGACGTGGACGGGAACACCGTCTCGATACAGTACGAGCCGGGCGAGTCCACGACCGCCATGTTCGGAGGCAACTCCAATTGGCGCGGCCCCGTGTGGTTCCCGGTGAACGTGCTGCTCGCCGACAAACTGCGCACGTACGGGCGGCACTTCGGCGACGACTTCACCATCGCGATCCCCACGGGCTCCGACAACATCTGCACTCTGGAGGAGGCGGCCGACGTCATCGACGAGGGGCTCGTCGGCCTGTTCCGTCCCGTCGCGCGGGCCGACGGCGGCGGCACCCGCCGACCGGCCGACGCCGGCCGGATCGAGGGCAGTGACAACCCGTTGTGGGCGCAGCACCCCACCTTCTACGAGTACTTCGACGGTGACACGGGGGAGGGGCTCGGTGCCACGCACCAGACCGGATGGACCGGTCTGGTCGCTCACCTGCACAACCCGCGTTTACCTATGGAGCCTCCGCGTTCAACCAGGTAG
- a CDS encoding lysine N(6)-hydroxylase/L-ornithine N(5)-oxygenase family protein, whose translation MRPTEPEGDGGVVDVLGIGFGPANLALAIALGESPRPGRSMRFLERRESFAWHPGMLLPGASMQISFLKDLVTLRNQSSPYSFVAYLGARGRLVDFVNRAVLTPERAEFADYLAWAAAPFADSVDYGREAIAVSTDGDGARFAVTHRGPGGAERTTRARSVVVARGLRPVLPAWTGGLDPARVFHNIEVLPRLEALARTTQAGAAASFLVVGGGQSAAEVALHLHDKGARVDLVFRGFGLADVDESPFVNQVFDPDVVDEFNAASPDVRAMLLERHGNTNYAAVEHALTRDLYDRWYRESVTGPRRLGVHRTSEVVAARSLPDGRVEVTVRRSTTGEQWTEAFDAVVCATGFEPGALTGLAGVAPAGATVHVARSHRAVIDGREIPGLYVQGADLPGHGLGTTLLSNVAVRAGEIARALEQEETP comes from the coding sequence ATGCGGCCGACGGAACCGGAGGGCGACGGGGGAGTCGTCGACGTGCTCGGGATCGGCTTCGGTCCCGCCAATCTCGCTCTGGCGATCGCACTCGGCGAATCACCACGGCCCGGCCGGTCCATGCGGTTCCTGGAGCGTCGCGAGTCCTTCGCCTGGCACCCCGGCATGCTGCTGCCGGGTGCGTCGATGCAGATCAGCTTCCTCAAAGACTTGGTCACGCTCCGTAACCAGAGCAGCCCGTACTCCTTCGTCGCCTATCTCGGCGCGCGCGGCAGGCTGGTCGACTTCGTCAACAGGGCCGTGCTCACCCCGGAGCGGGCGGAGTTCGCCGACTACCTCGCTTGGGCGGCTGCGCCTTTCGCCGACAGCGTCGACTACGGCCGCGAGGCGATCGCGGTGTCGACCGACGGCGACGGCGCCCGGTTCGCCGTGACCCACCGCGGCCCCGGCGGTGCGGAACGGACCACCCGCGCGCGGTCCGTCGTGGTGGCCCGCGGCCTGCGGCCGGTCCTGCCGGCGTGGACCGGAGGACTCGATCCGGCCCGCGTGTTCCACAACATCGAGGTACTGCCGCGGCTCGAAGCCCTCGCGCGCACGACGCAGGCGGGCGCTGCGGCGTCGTTCCTCGTGGTCGGTGGTGGACAGTCGGCGGCGGAGGTCGCGCTTCACCTGCACGACAAGGGCGCCCGCGTGGACCTGGTGTTCCGTGGGTTCGGCCTCGCGGACGTCGACGAGAGCCCGTTCGTCAACCAGGTCTTCGACCCGGACGTCGTCGACGAGTTCAACGCGGCCTCGCCCGACGTGCGCGCGATGCTGCTCGAACGGCACGGCAACACCAACTACGCCGCGGTCGAGCACGCCCTGACCCGCGATCTCTACGACCGGTGGTACCGCGAATCGGTGACCGGGCCGCGCCGCCTGGGCGTGCACCGCACGAGCGAGGTCGTCGCCGCGCGGTCGCTGCCGGACGGCCGCGTCGAAGTGACCGTACGGCGGTCCACCACCGGCGAGCAGTGGACCGAGGCCTTCGACGCCGTGGTGTGCGCGACGGGATTCGAGCCGGGCGCGCTGACGGGCCTGGCGGGTGTGGCGCCGGCCGGCGCCACGGTGCACGTGGCGCGCTCGCACCGCGCCGTGATCGACGGACGGGAGATCCCCGGCCTGTACGTCCAGGGGGCCGATCTGCCCGGCCACGGGCTCGGGACCACGTTGCTGTCCAACGTGGCCGTCCGCGCGGGCGAGATCGCCCGCGCACTGGAGCAGGAGGAGACGCCATGA
- a CDS encoding GNAT family N-acetyltransferase, with protein MTARVPVGTVLFAATERTPFTVFVAEDPLDIERAQALRYAAFSTEMGAPLPGAVFSERLGRPIDVDRFDDYSAHLLVRHDPTDDIVGCYRIILPAPRGEREVFTTSMFRLSPAFEAMSDEVAEWGRATIDAAHRGGVVSMLLRIALLLFYERSGFQYAMGCMSVRMEDGVHPRAALVSAALGFLADQDALASGDVRVEPIRPVSVDGVPIERLPRPEGADEDLVAPTIRVAVRYGGLVCGPPSYDPDFEMADFLVLFDAERMRSVGTMDEVRSFLAAL; from the coding sequence ATGACCGCACGCGTTCCGGTGGGCACCGTGTTGTTCGCGGCCACCGAGCGGACCCCGTTCACCGTGTTCGTGGCGGAGGATCCCCTCGACATCGAACGGGCACAGGCGTTGCGCTACGCCGCCTTCTCCACCGAGATGGGTGCCCCGCTGCCGGGCGCCGTGTTCAGCGAGCGCCTCGGCCGGCCGATCGACGTGGACCGGTTCGACGACTACAGCGCCCATCTACTGGTGCGCCACGACCCCACCGACGACATCGTCGGCTGCTATCGGATCATCCTGCCGGCGCCGCGCGGCGAACGGGAAGTGTTCACCACCAGCATGTTCCGTCTCAGCCCTGCGTTCGAGGCGATGTCCGACGAGGTCGCCGAATGGGGCCGCGCCACGATCGACGCGGCGCACCGCGGAGGTGTGGTCTCGATGCTGCTGCGCATCGCGCTGCTGTTGTTCTACGAACGCTCCGGTTTCCAGTACGCGATGGGCTGCATGTCGGTCCGGATGGAGGACGGAGTGCACCCCCGCGCTGCGCTGGTGAGCGCCGCGCTCGGCTTCCTCGCGGACCAGGACGCACTGGCGAGCGGCGACGTGCGCGTCGAGCCGATCCGCCCGGTCTCGGTCGACGGGGTCCCGATCGAGCGGCTCCCGCGCCCGGAAGGGGCCGACGAGGACCTCGTGGCTCCGACGATCCGTGTCGCCGTGCGGTACGGCGGCCTCGTCTGCGGTCCGCCGTCCTACGACCCCGACTTCGAGATGGCTGACTTCCTCGTGCTGTTCGACGCCGAGCGGATGCGGAGCGTGGGCACCATGGACGAGGTCCGCTCCTTCCTCGCGGCGCTGTGA